AAAATAATATAGATTGaattaaaaaaactgaaattGCACATGAATTGTAACGTTAAACAAAACAGAAATGGGCTCCTATTGTTCTAATAATATACCTGCCATCTATCCTTTCTATAATTTTGTACTAACGGATTAGTCGAGAATCAAGAAATCACATGTTCTTCATGTAGAAAGTGTCTAAAATATTACCTGTCAGTACAGGTTGGATGCCACCGAGAACGAGTGTGACGGCGAGAAATGGGCAAAGATCCGCCACCGCATCCGAAACTGCTTCACCATCTGTGAATAAGTAGCTAATGTGGTTGCGAAGGCAAAGGATCACAACAGCAAGGATGGTAGAGATTGTTGTAGAGATCCCGGTCACGACCCACACAGAGAAAAATGCAGACTTCGGGTTGCCGGCGCCAAGCTCATTGCTCACTCTTACACTGAAGTGAAAAGGTATCCATTAGGTAGTTAGAGTACTTACCTAGTTGTCAGTAATCAATGCTATTGTTTATCAAGGCCTTTCAGTATAGACTTGCAAACCTTGCAGCGGCGTTGAACCCTACTGAGATCATGAACACCCAACCATAAATCGTCATACTGTACCGGCCAAACGCACAAATGAAATTTAATCAGCACCTACTCTGAAGATTGATTACTAGGAACAACAGTAAGTCTTAATGTCCAATGACACtcaccatatagagagggaatCCAGGGCAATCTCAGGGTTGGGGAGCAATCCAGCAATGATCACCAGCACCTGAAAGTACCATGTCTCAAGGCACAACATCACCGCAGACGCGGCGGAGAGCTTGAAGAAACTCGGCAAACCGGAGAAGGCCTGCCAACTGAACCCCGTCCACGTGTGCTGGCATGTCGGGCTGACGACGATGTACACAAATTGCGCGGCGACCATGATCCACCAGCTCACACTCAGCACCAACGAGGCACCGAGCAGCCCAAGGCCAACCTTGTACATGAGCACCCAACTCATCAACACATGTAGAATGAGCGTTGCCGTCGAGATGTAAGCACTCGGCAGAACGATACTCTGTGCCTGCAGGAACTTCTGAATCGGGAAGTTGACGGCGTACGCGAAGATTTGAGGAATCAGGCCGTACACGAAGATCGAAGCGGCACGGGCTATCTCCGGTGACTGTCCCATCAACAAGAGGAGTGGCTCCGAGAAAGCGTACATCAGAGCAAGTGGTATGCTGGTTAAGCCCAACAGTATGACGGAGCGCTGTAGGTAGATACCAAGCATGTCGTACTTGTGTGCACCGTAGGCCTGCCCGCAGAGGGTCTCCACTGCACTGCCCATGCCCAGCTGCAAAAACGTAATGCTAATAATTGTTAGGATTGTCACAAACTGCGTTCTAGCTAACTTGCAGCTTAGATTTAGGATAAATTAGGACTGCATGGGAAAAAAGGAAAGCCACAACTGAAATGAGCTTATTATTTTTCAGAATATGGAATGCGATTATGATTCACAATGATCTATATATCCAAGTGCAATGTGCTGTAGCACTACATCCTTAATACTGTTCCTCTTTTGTCTTCATTTGAAGTTTCATGGAGCTTCATCCCTCTAGATCAGATTCATCATTATGAGTTTCATATTGCTCCCTCCATGTCCTCCAATTTTTTTATCTTACATAATTTGCGAAACAATTTAGTATGTTTCATAGAGAAGAGCAAAAGAGCATGTAAACGTGTTTGATTTGCCAGGTTTCCAAGCAGACTTCTTATACTAGCAGTGTAACACTAAGTAAAATCTACAAAAACATGTGAAACGGACAAAATAGCTTagaaattaattaattaacaaatATGGAAAAAGGTACTGAATAACATAAAAACATTAATGAAGAAAAATGGACATTAAACAGTGAAGAAACACTGTTAAGCAACATGCAAGGAAACTTATGAATCTCAAGAGGCTCACTGAAATTCAAGCGACTTATTATCTTGTGTGCCTCATGACAAACTTTTTTTTTGAGGTACAGCCTCATGAAAAACTTAATAGAGTTTCATGGAGCTTCACCGCTCTTAATCAAATTCATCATTATGAGTTTCGTATTGCTCCCTCCATGACCTCTAATTATTCTTCTTACATAACTTGCAAAACGATTTTGTATGTTTCTTAGGAAAACAGCATGTGCAAGTGCTTTCAAGATTACCCGCAAAAAAGGTGCTTTCAGGAAAACAAGGAAATATTTTCAACTGGTTCACCGTTTGGTGGATGCATGATTCATTTGCTCGGTTTCCAGGCAGACTTCTTATATGTAGCAGTAGAATTACACTAAGTAAACTGTACAATTATATGTGAAACAAACAAAACAGCTTTTAAGACTAATGAATTAATAAATAAGGAATAAGGTAAATAACACCAAAACATTCATGggaaaaaaaggaaattaaaCAGTGAAACTGTTGATCAACAACCAAGGTGACTTATCAATCTCAAGAGAGTAAGCACATTGAAAATTCAAAGCCGCATATAATCTATGTCTCGCATGATTGCAGAGTAGGTGCATCCGGTCCCTGAGTCCATATTCCCATTTATGTGCAGCGTCCTTGGAAAATTAATGAGTTAACAGCTACAGCATCATGATTTGTAGTACAACTAAGTGGGGTCGAAATAGTACTTTAGAGTTTAGACTAGCAAaaatgcccgtgtgttgcaacggGTGAAAACATCCCAGACGCCCTTACCCACTGAGCATGACTAAAAATCTCACCCTCATCCTTAGGCCCGCATCTTCCATTTCAATATGACATGAGACCCATGTTTTCGCTTGTCCTCTCTGCGTCCTCGTCGCCGGTGGTCGC
The Aegilops tauschii subsp. strangulata cultivar AL8/78 chromosome 3, Aet v6.0, whole genome shotgun sequence genome window above contains:
- the LOC109783888 gene encoding protein DETOXIFICATION 40, with product MAGGDEHEHEHDAPGRLESILTDTSAPLAERVWAAGAVELRLLSRLAAPAVVVYMINYVMSMSTQIFSGHLGNLELAAASLGNTGVQTFAYGLMLGMGSAVETLCGQAYGAHKYDMLGIYLQRSVILLGLTSIPLALMYAFSEPLLLLMGQSPEIARAASIFVYGLIPQIFAYAVNFPIQKFLQAQSIVLPSAYISTATLILHVLMSWVLMYKVGLGLLGASLVLSVSWWIMVAAQFVYIVVSPTCQHTWTGFSWQAFSGLPSFFKLSAASAVMLCLETWYFQVLVIIAGLLPNPEIALDSLSICMTIYGWVFMISVGFNAAASVRVSNELGAGNPKSAFFSVWVVTGISTTISTILAVVILCLRNHISYLFTDGEAVSDAVADLCPFLAVTLVLGGIQPVLTGVAVGCGWQQFVAYVNVGSYYIVGVPLGVVLGFFFNLGAKGIWGGLIGGTALQTAILLWVTIRTDWTKEVEEAQKRLNKWSEKKEPLLTGFKDNN